A single genomic interval of Spirosoma linguale DSM 74 harbors:
- a CDS encoding transposase IS4 family protein (PFAM: transposase IS4 family protein~KEGG: oan:Oant_2732 transposase IS4 family protein) — MYPTDLTDSAWQVIQEILADKRKRKYSLRAILNALLYLTKTGCQWRQMPNDLPPWPLCYYYFWKWRNEGTWERLNKSLVERRRQKAKREASPSVGVIDSQSIKCSEWGVVPKGYDGHKKVNGRKRHIIVDTLGLVLVVVVHAANQHDSPAARAVLTRLAGQGYERMNKILADSAYGKKLARWLKRSYGLLLEVVKVSELAGFQVLPMRWKVERTFAWMNWSRRLSKDYECGVNSHESFVYLSNINRMLKHF; from the coding sequence ATGTACCCCACAGACCTGACTGATTCCGCTTGGCAAGTTATCCAAGAAATCTTGGCTGACAAGCGTAAACGAAAGTATTCACTTCGTGCGATTCTCAATGCATTACTGTATTTGACCAAAACCGGTTGCCAGTGGCGACAGATGCCCAATGATTTGCCGCCTTGGCCTTTGTGCTACTACTACTTCTGGAAGTGGCGTAACGAGGGGACTTGGGAACGACTCAACAAGTCGTTGGTCGAACGTAGACGACAAAAAGCGAAACGGGAAGCTTCACCCAGCGTGGGCGTCATTGATTCACAGAGCATTAAGTGTAGTGAGTGGGGTGTAGTGCCCAAAGGCTATGATGGCCATAAGAAGGTTAACGGACGTAAGCGGCACATCATCGTGGATACATTAGGCTTGGTTTTAGTAGTCGTAGTTCATGCGGCTAATCAACATGACAGTCCAGCCGCCAGAGCGGTACTAACTCGGTTAGCTGGTCAAGGTTACGAGCGAATGAACAAGATTTTAGCCGATAGTGCGTATGGCAAGAAGTTAGCCCGTTGGCTTAAAAGGTCTTATGGGCTACTCTTGGAAGTGGTAAAGGTGAGCGAGTTAGCCGGTTTTCAAGTCTTGCCCATGCGCTGGAAAGTCGAGCGAACGTTTGCCTGGATGAATTGGTCGAGACGGCTTAGTAAAGACTATGAATGTGGAGTCAATTCGCACGAATCGTTCGTGTATTTGTCCAACATCAACCGGATGCTCAAGCATTTTTAA